Genomic DNA from Candidatus Rokuibacteriota bacterium:
TGGAACTCCGCGAACTTCTGTTCGGGCTCCTGCGTCCTCCTCGCGGCGGTGGCCGACCGGGTCGGTCTGGCGACGATCATCGGCGCGTTCGCCGCCGGTTTGATCCTGGCGAAGACCGAGCGGCGCGCCCACATCGAGGAGCAGATCAAGCCCGTCGCCGATCTCTTTGCCGATCTTCTTTGTCACGATCGGGATGAAGGTGCAGCCCGTGACGCTCAACCCGTTCGCGGCCCATGGGAGCCTGGCGCTCGCGGTGCTCTTGACGGCCGTGGCCGTGCTCGCAAAGCTCGCCGCCGGTTTGGGGGTGTACCAGCGCGGCGTTCGACGCTGGCTGGTGGGAGTTGGGATGATCCCGCGCGGTGAGGTCGGGCTGATCTTCGCGGAGGTCGGGCTGGCCAACGGCGTGATCGAGGCGAGCCTCTACGCGGCGCTCGTCGCCATGGTCATGGTCACGACTTTCGTCGCCCCGCTCTGGCTCAAGGCTCTCTACCGAACGTCGCCCGGGCGCGGCGGTTGACCCTCCCCACCCTCTGGACCCGGCCCACCCACGCGCGGTAGAGTTGGCGGGACGCGGGGCCGCGCGCGAGGCGCGGCTCCGGGGGAGGAGCCAGCGAGATGAGCCCGAAGACGGACAGGCCGACACGTCGGCGTGCAGCAGAGGTCAAGGGCAAGGTCGAAGAGCTGGAGAAGCGGCTGGCCGCCCTCGAGGGGCACCTCCGCCTTCTCAGGAGCCAGGCCCGTCAGTCCACCGGGAGCGCGAAGGAACGGCTCACGCGGCTCGAAAAGCAGACGGTGGCGCGGGCCGAGCAGGTTCGCGAGACCTTCCAGAAATCACTCGAGCGGGTGAGCCAGGTCCTGAACGCGAGCCGCGAGCGCGTCGAGCGGGAAACCGGCCGCCTGCGCCGCGCGCTCAGGGCGGGGGTGAGGGCGGGCACCGAGGCGTATCGTCGGGGCCAGAAGGGCTGAACGAGCCCGCCGATCCTTTGCCCGGTCCGGTCCCCGGCGGTAGAATCGGACAGGAGCGCGACATGCGCCCGCTTCTCATCTGCCCCGACGACTTCCTGGCCCAGCTTCTGCGGGGCGCCTCGCTTCCCGGCGAGCCGCCCCTGTTCGTCGTACGCGCTAGCGCGGCGCGGGCGCGGATCGCGCGCCGGGGGGGCCACGCCCTCGCTGGCGACCTCGAGGAGCCGGCGGTTTACCGGCGGGCCTTTAAGAGCGGCGCCGAGCCCGCGCTGCTCGCGGGGCCAGCCGACCGGCTCCCCCGGATGCTGGCCGCGCTCAGGGCCGTCGCCCCCCACGCGCCTGTGCTGGTCCTCACGGATGACGCAGCGCCCCTGAACGGGAACCCCGCCGGCGTCACCACGCTCCCGCTCGCCGCCTTCGCCGAGCGGGTGATCCAGCCGGAGCTCGAGCGCGCGACGCTCCGGGCCAGGGTGGAGCGCATCCGGCAGCACTTCGAGAGCGCCGAGCGCGTCCTCATCATGATGCAGGACGACCCCGACCCTGACGCCATCGCCTCGGCGCTCGCCCTTCGCACGCTGCTCGGGCGCAACAAGGCCTCGGCGCCTATCGCGACCTTCGGGACCATCACGCGCCCGGAGAACCTGGCCCTCTGCAAGCTGCTGGAGATCGAGGTCGAGGAGATCCAGAGCCGGGCGCTCGACGCGTACGACCGCGTCGCCATGGTCGATACCCAGCCGGGCTTCTTCGAGGAGCGCTTTGACGCCGTGGACCTGGTGATCGACCACCACCCGGAGGACCGGACGGTGAAGGTGCTCCTCAAGGACATCCGGCCGGCTTACGGCGCCACCTCCACCATCCTCACCGAGTACCTGCGCGCCGCCGAGGTCAAGGTGACGCAGCGGCTGGCCACCGCCCTTCTCTATGGCATCAAGGCGGACACGCTCCACCTCGAGCGGGGCGCGACCCGGGCTGACATGGAGGCCTTCGCCTTCCTGTACCTCCTCGCCAACCACAACGCGCTCCGCCGGATCGAGCGGCCCGAGCTCCCGCCGGAAGCGCTGGACATCCTGGCCCACGGCCTGGCCCGTCGTCAGATCCTGCGCGGTGTCCTGTTCTCCCACCTGGGGAGCGTGGGTCAGGGCAGCCTGATCCCCCAGTTCGCGGACCTCTTCCTCCAGGTTGCCGGGATCGAGTGGTCGGTAGTGTCCGGTGTCGTCAACGGGGAGCTTCATATCTCGGTGAGAAACGTCGGGTACGTGAGGAGCGCGGGGGAAGTGGCGCGTCTGGCCTTCGGCGATCTTGGGCTCGCCGGAGGCCATCGGGCGATGGCGAAGGCGGTGATCCAGCTGAAGGACTGGCGGGCCAGGGTCGGGGAGGTCTCCGAGGCCGCGCTCAGGGAGGAAATCGCGGATCGCTTCCTCCGGGCCCTCCGGGGGCCCGATGCCGAGTGACCCGTGCCGCTGGTCTATCTGCTCGTCGCCGCGCTGGCCATCGCGGTGGCGGTCTTCGCCCTTCAGAACGCCGACCGCGTAACCGTCAGCTTCCTGGCGTGGAAGATCGAGGGCGCACCGCTGGCCGGGGTGATTCTCGTGTCCTTGGCTGTCGGGGGCCTCCTGGTGAGCCTCGTCGGCCTGGTTCAGCGCTGGAAGCTCCGCGCCCAGATCCGCCAGCTCGAGGCCCGGCTGCGGACCCCCGAGCCACCCAGACCCGTGACCTGACATGGATGCCTCAAACCGCTTCGACGAGATCGTCAAGGACCTCCTGGAGGGGGGGCGCGAGGAGCGCCTCGCCCAGCTCCTCGAGGAGTCGCACTCCTCCGACGTCGCCCGGGCGCTCCGGGAACTGCCGGCGGCCGTGCAGATCCGGCTCTTCCGCCTGCTGAACCGGGAGCAGGCCGGAGCGGTCCTGCACGAGATGGACGATCAGACGCTCCTGGAGCTCGTGCGGGCGCTGGACGAGGTGGAGCTTTCCGGGATCCTGGACCGGATGCCCGTGGACAACGCCGCCGAGATCGTCGACGAGCTGCCCGACGAGCAGGCCGAGAAGGTCCTCGACCTCATGAAGGAGGAGCAGGCCGAGGAAGTCCAGGAGCTCCTCGAGTACGGTGAGAAGACCGCGGGGCGCATCATGTCCCCACGCATCGTCGCAGTCCACGAGGAGGCGACGGTGGCCCAGGCGATCGAGCACGTGCGCAAGACGGCCTCCAGCGAGCAGGTCTTCTATCTCTACGTGGTGGACGACCACGATCACCTGGTCGGCGTGGTCCCGTTCCGCCGGCTCATCACCGCCGACCTGGCCACGCCGGTGAAGCTGATCCGGGAGGAGGACGTGCTGAGCGTGACGCCGGACACCGACCAGGAGGAGGTGGCCCGGCTCGTGGCGAAGTACAACCTCGTCGCCATCCCCGTGGTGGATCAGGGCCGGCGGCTCCTCGGCACGATCACGGTGGACGACGTCATCGACATCATCCAGGAGGAGGCCACCGAGGACATCCAGCGCCTCGCGGGGGTCGCAGGGGACGAGACCGTCTTCGACCCGCCTCGGACGGTCTTCACCAAGCGCATGGTCTGGCGGCTCATCAACCTGGCCACGGCCATCCTGGCCGCCTCCGTGATCGGGCTCTTCGAGGAGTCGATCCAGTCGCTGGCGCTCCTGGCGGTGTTCATGCCGATCGTGGCCTCCATGGGCGGGATCGGGACCACCCAGACCGCCACCGTCGTGATCCGCGGGCTCGCCCTGGGCGATATGACCGCGGGTCACCTCAGGCGGGTGCTGCGGAAGGAGATCCTGCTGGGCCTCACCACCGGCGCCGCCAACGGCCTGCTGATGATGGCGATCGCCTACGTCTGGCGAGGGCAGTTCCTCCTGAGCTTGATCCTCGGGCTGGCTCTCCTCTTCAATATGCTGGTGGCCGCCGCGGTCGGCGTACTCATCCCGCTGGCGCTCAAGACCTTCCGGATCGACCCCGCGATCGCCTCCAGCGTCATCATCACGACGTTCACCGACGTGTTCGGCTTCTTCTCCTTCCTGGGGCTGGCCACCCTCCTGATGAAGTTCCTGCTGTAGGGCACTCGGCGGGGGGCCACCCAGGCACCCATGGTTTGCGTTACACTCCGGCGTGAGCGCCCCACACACGTCCCAGTTCACACGTTCTCCCGAGAGAACCAACTCTCAAGGGCTTCGTCGTAGTAGACCGTCAGGATCCAGGCGTCCTCAAGCTCGACCCTGAACCAGCGCCGAAGCCCGTCGCCGGGTTCCAGTCCTGTCTCCACCCACATCATCATGGGGGACTGGAACGAGCCGCCGGATGCCCCGGCCTGGCGCAGCTTCCACGACCTCGAAGGCGCGGGCCGGGCGCGATTTCGATCCATCAACACGAAGTCCGCGATCAGTCACCTCTACTTCAAGAACAAGCAGCGCATCGGGTCGCGCCTGGACCTGGTGGCGCTCTCGATCGCGGCGGTGGACGAGCTCGCGGGCGATCCGGCCGTGGTCCGCTGGCGGTCGCTCGGCGCCCTCCTGGACACGCAGCCCAAGGCCGCCCAGATCAAGCGCTACATCAAGGAGGTCAGCGAGGAGATCTCGGACCACATGCCGGTGGTCACGCGCTTCTTCTTCGAGGAGCGGTCGTAACGGGGCACGATCCAACTGGGTATGTCATGAAGGCCTTTTGGTTCAGCTTGCGGCTGGTGTAAACTATTCGCGTGAGGAATCCGAGAGGAGACGCCGAAGCTCATGGGTGAGCGGGTGATCCGCCTCCTTGTCCATCTCTCACGTGGCGAACGCGGCTGGATCATCGCGGAGGCGCCTGAGGTCCCTGGAGCGACTAGCCAGGGCCGCACTGAGGAAGAGGCGTTGCGCAATATCCAGGAAGCCGTCGAAGGGACATTGGAGGTCCGGCTCGGATTCGTCCTTGGGGAAGAAAAGGATGCGTCGGGCCGGCCGGTTCAACTCTTTGAGGCCTACGGACACCCGCGACCGGTTCCCCCGGAGGTATGGGAGCGGCTGATTGAGGTGGATCTCGATGCCATTGCCCGTCGTCTCCGGGGCGAAAGCCGTCAAGGCGTTTGAGCGAGCCGGATGGGTGGTTGCCCGCCGGAAGGGCAGCCACATCATCCTGAAGAAACCGGCGACCTTCTACACCCTCTCCGTTCCAGACCACGACGAACTCGATCCCGGAACTCTGCGATCCCTGATTCGGAAGGCTGGGCTGACTGTCGAGGAGTTCGCCGCGCTGCTCGATTGACGCTGACGGTTTTATCAGCGCCGGACCCCGTCGCCGGGCTTCAGTCCTGTCTCCACCCACATCTGGCGGACGGCCTTCACCCGGATGGCCTCTCGGCGCATACGAACGGCCAGCGAGCGCTCTTCCCCTCGCGCGCCCGCGTAGGAGATGGCGTCAACAGGGCGGTCCACTGCTCGCTCCGGTGGCTCGGGCGAGAAACACCCTCCTAACGCCCGCTCCCGCGTGAGGTTAGGCCGCTTACTGGATGGACTCGTCGTAGCACACGAGCTCTAAGATGTTCCCTTCCGGGTCTCGCACGTACAGCGATCGCCAGTGACACCATCGATGTTCGAATGTCGTGACATCGACGCCAAGGCCCCGAAGGCGGCCTAGCTCGGCGTCGAAGTCGCTCTTATCTATCTCGAGTGCGAAGTGGTGAAGGGATGTCTGCTCAAGACGAACCGGTTCGCGTGGGTCCTTCGGGAATGGCGCAGGCAAAGATTCATGGAAGAGCCCGATGATCTGAGTGTGGCCGCCGTAGCCGTCTGAAACCTTCAAGAAGGCGATTCGTTCGAACTCTTGGAGGATATCGAGGCCGATGATATCGGTGTAGAAGCGCTTGACGGCCGAAAGGTTCTTGACGCGTAAGACGGTTTCTCCCAGAGCTCTTACTCGCCTATTCATCGACAGCCCTGGACCTCCCGCACATCGGTACTTCTCTCTGCTCTCGCAGCGGCCGAACGGGGCGGCGGCTGAGCCGCAGGCGCAGAGGCAAGCTGGCTTGCTGAAGCGCCTGCCGGCTCCAGCCGCGTGATGGGCCGCGCGAGCGGCCCACGCACGCGGCGCGCCCGCGCCGCCGCCCCGATGGCCCGAGAGCGAGTGGGCGTTGCGAAGCAACGGCGGCGAGCGTCGGGCCATCGCTGGCGCTCACCCGCCGCGGCCAGACCGCGACCGTGCCCGCTTGGGCCGAACGCGTCGATGGCCGCGGTTGGGTGGAGCGCCCTTGTTAGACGGGGCGTCTACATCTTCCAAACGCACGCCACGCCCCGCTTGGAGGCTGGCCCTAGCCACGGCGATGCGGTTCAAGAACCGGGGATCGCTTTCAAGGCGGTAGTCAAACCAGTCTTCTTCCGACTCAAACCCGATCAGCACCCCCGCTGCCCTCCCGTGACGGGTAATGACAAGCTCTTCCTTCGCGGCCAGCCGAAGGTAACGCGACAGATCATCCTTGACTTCCGACAAGGCAACCCTCTTCATTCTGCTTCCTCGTCTTCCCCCTTGGTCTTGTCCGACTGCCCGTAGCGCTCAAGCCACGCCGCAGCCTCTTTCTTCGGCACTATAGCCAGAATCTCCACCTCTCTGTCGGTCACGTCGTAGAAGACCCGGATCTCGCCGACGCGCAATCGATATTGCGGCCGCCGTATCCCACGCAGCCGCCTGATTCGACGCTTGCTCGTCTTCGTGGGTTCATGGCGGAGGTGCGTCTCGATGGCTTCACGCAACATTGCGCGGTCATACGCCCTCACTGCCTCGAAGTCCTCCACCGCCTCGGGCGCGAGGAAGATCTCTCGACACATTCTGGCCAGATTCTAGCCAAAACGGTCGCGTGGCGCAAGTTCCTGCGTTATGCGTCTAACTCGCGGTCACCGGCCGGAGCGCGAGCAACGCGAGCGCCCGGCCCGGTGGACTGCGGGGTTCGGCTGCCTCATCTGCGTGACCGTCCTCTCCGCGCCTTGTTCCGGCGCCGCCGCTGGCGGTAGTGCTCGAGGACCGCCTTGCCGAGCTTAGTCTTCTTGCGGATCTCGGGAAGGAGGTAAGTCCCAAGCCGAAGAACGCGCCGGATGACGCCGGAAGGGCGGTGCCACCGCGTTCCGTTGCAAGTCCCGCATGCTGGCAGGTAGTTGTTCTCGGCGTCCCTTCCCCCACGGGCCCGTGGGCGCACGTGGTCTGCAGACCACTTTGGCCCGAGGGGGCCTCCGCAGACGTGACACCGGCTCCCGGTCTTACGCCGCACTCGCTTCCTCACACCCGCCGACAACGATCGCGCTCGAGTGCTCTTCATCTCTCGCTTCGCTTGTCAGCCGAATATTGAGTATGCTGACCAGCATATCTCGCTGCTGAACCCTCTAGCGACTGCGGGAATTCTTTCCGGTTTTCAAGGACTTGTCAAGGTTCGGGAACTCGCCGTTGCCGACAAACACTGGTCAGCATAATCCCATTATGGCTGCAGCGCGTTGAGCGCAGGGGGCGTCGGGAAACGCCCCTCCCTCACGCCGCGGCGAAGAGGCGCCGCACACCGGTGAAGACCTCGGGGCCGGCTCGGGATCACCCGCGGGCGCGGCTGCCGGAGGGCGTCGTGCATCCCCGTGAAAAACGTTGAGGAGACACCTCAGGAGACTCTGCGTGCGAGGGCTCCGGAGAACGCTCGTCACCGGGGAGGACCAAGGGGAGGTTCACGGTGTACGGCATGCCCCCTCTACTCCGAAAAACCGGTGACACCGGTGACAGGTGGTGACGGAGCCGGCAGCTCCTCTTCCAGGAGGGCCTCCACCGCACGCCGGCGGAGCCGGAGCACCCGGCGCCGCTGGCCACCCACCCGGGCCACGACGCTGTGGCGCCGGGGGTCGCACTCTGAGAGCCTTCCCCTCGCCAGCTCCCGCTTGAGCCGGTCCTGTCTCAGCGGGAAGGGTTCCCCCATGTCGCGGCAGAGGCGGCTCACGGCTCTGAAGGCCGCGTCCGGGAGCAGGTACACGGAGTCCTCGTCCAGGCGACCCCGGTCAAGCTGATCCGCGAGCAGGACGTGGTCAGCGTGAGCCCCGACACCGACCAGGAGGAGGTCGGCCATGCCAGGGGGCAGGCCCGCCACGAGGCAGGCCCGACGCAGTTCGAGCCGAGGGGCGTCGGCCATGCCAGGGGGCAGGCCCGCCACGAGGCGAGGCCCGAATTAATCGCGCTTCCGGAGGGCGACGCGCTGGAGGATTCGTCGCGCCCACAAGAACTCGAGCGCGAGGATCTTGAGGCTGATCGGGATGATCAGCACCGCAGGGCCGGGGACGGGGAGGGCGATCAGCACGAGGCCGAGCAGGAGGACGACCAACCCCGCTACGGTGATGACCAACCTTCGGCCGTGCTTCACGGTCCCAGCCACCAAATCCCGCATCGTTTCCCCCTGGGTAGAGAGCCCCGGGTCGAGCCCGGGCGGCCCTTCTCTATAGTCATTCGGTCGCGCCCGGCTGTTCCCGGAGCCATCCTGACTGCCAAGGCGCGGCATGCTCGGGCAAGCCCTGGATTTGCAAGGCGTTCGGCATCGCCGGCGACCGGGCTCGCGATGACTGGGATTGAACCGCGCCAGCGCAGACTGGCACGGGCGAAGGCTCGACCGGCGGGGTTCCTGAAGGGATGCTCGCCTTGACAGCCCTCGGGGTGGGTGCTACACGCTTGCGTCTGTGGGGTGCCCGGCGTCAAGGCAAGGGGAAGACAGGTGACGAGGCTCCTGGCGATCACGCTCCTCGGGGTGGCGCTTGCCGGCTGCGTCGCCGTCATGTCGCCGGCCCAGCGGGCCGCGCTCCAGAAACAGCAGGTCGCCCTCCAGCGCCAGCGGGAGGCCAAGCGAAGGGCCGAGCAGGTCGTGCTGGAGTGTCGGGAGAAGCGGCTGGCCGGCGAGCTGTCCGGGTACGTGGCGTCGGTGCGGTGCAGCAACGACCGGATCCGCGAGGCGTGGGCCGCGAGCGGTTACCCCCACATGGACCTGGTGGATCTGCAGCTCGCCTATCGCCTGGCCGTTGCGCGCCGGGTCGATGCGGGGAGCTTGTCCGAGCAGCACGGTCAACGCCGGGTCGCGGAGCTGACGGCGCGCATCAACGCAGAGGTGCGCGAGCGGACCGCGACGGCGTCCCGGGCTAACAGTGAACGGCCCCGGAGCTACGAGGAGCTGCTCCAGAGGCTCGGGGTCTGGAGCGCGGCGACCGATCCCCCGGAGCCCGACACGATCCGCTGCTTCCAGGGCCGCGAGCTGATCACCTGCGACTAGAGGGCGGTTACAGCCGGATCGACATCAGCTCCTCGGCGAAGACGATCTCGCCGTCGTAGACTCGCCGGACGTCCCCGATCCCCTTTTCCATGGGGCCGTGGGAGGCGAGGTGCGGGCCCACGTGCACCAGGACCAGCTTCCCGACGCCCGCCTCGCGCGCCATCTCCGCCGCCCCGGTGGTACCGCACTGGCCCGCGGCCTCACCGCTGGCGATCATCCGCTCCTGCTCGTCCCAGCACATGCAGAGCATCATGTCCGCCCCGCGGGCGAGCTCCACCACGCTCTGGCAGGGCTGCGTGTCCCCGGTGAAGACGACGCTGCCCTCGGCGCTGTCGAGCCGGTAGGCCAGGGAGTCGAGCCACGGCTGCACGTGCTCCGCGGGAGCGGCGCTCACCAGCCACTCCCGTCCCTGGTGCACGAGCCCCGGCCCCACGTCTTTGGCGCGCACGGCAGGCGGTGTGCGCGGCAGCGTGCCCCCCCGGTTGACGTGGACGCGCTGGCTCAAGGGGTGATTCACGCGGGCCTTCCAGTCGTGCACAAAAGCGCCGTTCTCGCCCAGGATGCGCTCGGTGATGATCTCGGTCAGGGTCGGGCCGTACACGCGGAGCGGGTTCTCCCTGCCGATCGACTGGTCCCAGCGGCAGAGGAGAAAGCACGGGTAGTCCACGTCGTGGTCGAAGTGGTGGTGGGTGAAGAAGAGGTAGTCCACCTTGGTGGGGAAGATCCCGGCCTTGACCAGCTTGTAGGTGGCCGCAGGACCGCAGTCGAACATCAGGTACTCGCCCGCGACCTGGACCGCGAAGGCCGAGCCGAACCGGGTGGATGTAGGTGTCGGCGTCCCCGCGCCGAGGATGAAGACCTGGGCCATGGCGTTACCTCCCTGTCCGTCCAGCAGTGGGAGCGATGCTAGGACTGAAGTCGGGGCAGAACCGGGTGGCATGCCGGGGCTGCCGGGCGCGGCACGCGGCCTAGGGTAGCCTGACAAAAACGCGCTTGGCAAGCCTCGGCGAGTGTGATAGAAAATACGCGCCTCCTGGGGGCAGCACGCGACGCGGGACCAGCCTCGGCATCCAACGCGGAGGAGGGTCACATCGGTGGGCTCGGAGCTCGAGAAGAGGCAGGTCAAGCGCGCCTACGCGCTCTACTCTCCGGTCTACGACCTTCTGTTCGACTGGATCTTCCACCCGGGCCGCGAGGCCGCGGTCAGGCTCCTCGCCATCCAGCCCGGGGATCGGATCCTGGAGGTCGGCATCGGGACCGGCCTCAATCTCCGGCTCTATCCGCCGCACTGTCAGCTCGTCGGCATCGACCTGTCCGAACGGATGCTGGAGAAGGCCCAGGCGAAGATCGAGGAGCTCCGGCTCGGCAACGTCACGCTCAAGGTGATGGACGCCGGGGCGACGGACTTCGCCGACAACGAGTTCGACCGCGCGGTCGCCACCTACGTCATCAGCGCGGTTCCGGACCCGATCACGGTCCTGCGCGAGATGCGCCGGGTCGTCAAGCCCGGCGGGACGCTCGTCATCCTCAACCATTTCCGGAGCGAAAAGCCCCTGATCGGCTCGCTCGAGGACCTGGTCGCTCCCGTCTGCGCACGCCTGGGCTGGAAGTCCAACCTGGCGCTGGGGCCACTGCTCCGGGAGGTCGGCCTGACTCCCGAGCTGGTCGCCACGGTGAACCTCTTCAACGGCTGGCGCCTGATCCGCTGCGTCAACCGCAAGTAGTCACACCGTCGGCGCGTCCCCCGAGAATATCGCGCGAGGCATCAAGCACTTCCAGATCACCTGCCCTGACTCCTCCCTTGGTTGCCACCATTTTGCTACGACTCGCGTCGTCCAGCCTGTCCACGGCTCCCTTATTCCCGATCGGGAGCCACTTGCCGTAGGTGTCCACGGTGAGCTTGATCGAGGAGTGCCCGAGCCAGCGCTGGACATAGACCGGGCTCACTCCGGCCTGCAGTAAGAGCGAGGCGTAGGTATGCCGGAGGCAGTGGGGCGTGAGTGAAGAGGCAGGACACTGTCCACCTCCGTCCGGTCGGCGTCGGGGCCCTGGGCGGTCAGCTCGAACCAGTGCGTCAGGGCCCGGCGGTAGGCCGCTTCGGTGGCGGCGCGGTCCAGGGTAGTCGCGGTCCCCGGTCCGGGCTCGTCCCGGCCTGACAGCCGGGTGACGAGGGTCAGGATCCTGGACCCGAGATTATCCACCGTCACCCGGGTCTTCCCTTCGTTTTTCAGGCCCGAAGCGTTGACACGTTGCCAGGCCAGGATTCATGCGGCTTGGCAACGCTTCTCGATCCGTTGACTGTCAACACTTGCAGAAGCGTTGCCACGCCGCTCCTGGAGCGGGTTGGCAACGTGTCAACGGATCGAGGTCTTCTGGAAGAGGGAGAAAGCATGGCTCAAGGCTCCTCGTCCGTCGGTGCCGGGGGGTTCCGACGGCATCCGCGTGGAGACGACGTATGATCCGGCTCACCGGTACTCGCCTTCCTCCAGGCGGCAGGTACGGGCAATGTCCCGGTTTTCCTGTCGGCCAGGGACTGAAGATCGTGCTCGTCGACCATGTGCTGAGGACCGACCTTGCGGGCGCGCAGCTTGCCCGACCGGATCCATCGTCGGATCGGCGGACGCAGGTCCGGAGGTGGATGCTCCCGAGCTAGGTCTGCTGGCTGACGATCTTGAGGAAAGCGGCCGGAGCCACAATCCGTACGCCGCGGAACGATTTCAGGGCCAGGAGATGGTCGTCTCCTGTGACGATATGGGTGGCCTCTCCGGCGAGCGCGCACTCCAGCACGCGATTGTCCGCAGGATCCTGACGCACAACGCTGATTCGCCCCTCCGGTTCCACCATCTGGGCGATGAGCGGCAAGAGCGCCAGCACCTCTCGAACCCGGGCCGGTGGGAGGGCACGCAGCCGGGGATAGGTCAGGACGCGGCGGATCTCCTCCAGGAGGTCGGCGCTGATCAGGAGGACGAAGGCGCCGGCGATGGCGGCGTCGAGGATTAGGCGGGGTGGTCCGCTCCAACCGATCCCGGAAACGATCGTATTGGTATCCAGGACGGCCCGGTTCACCTGAGGCCCCGGGTCGCCTGCAGGGCCTCATCTACCAGGTGACGGGGAAGACGCGCCTTGCGAACGGCGCGCCGAATCTCCCGGAGGGCTTGGCGCAAGCGCGTTTTCGCCTTTCCCTCCGCCAGTGCCTTGAGGGCCGTGAACTCCTCATAGCTCAGAAGGACGGCCAGCCTGCCTGTCCGCTTGGCAATGACCACCGGTTCTCCCCCGGCCACCACTTTGTCCACCAGGGCGCCGAGGGCTGGTCGCGCCTTGTCCACGCCGAGCACTTTAGTCATGCGCGCGATCTCCTGCGAGAAGATTACTGTGAACGTTCATGTTTGTCAATTTTCCCTTTGTGCGTCCCTTTTTGCCTGCGGTGAATGGCACCCAGGTCGACGGGAGAGAGATCGTTGTACGGTCGGAAGGCGTTGGCGACCCGCTGGCGTGTTGCCTCCGAGGCGGCATCGCGGACACCTTGCGTCGTGAGGGACGCCTGGCTGTCGAGGACCGGCGAGGTTGGTTTTTAGCGCTCGATTCGCGGCCGGTCGGCCAGAGCGAAGAAGGCTTCGTAGCCCGGCGAGGAGAGCAGATAGACCCGGCGGAGCATCGATATGGTCTCGATCGTGGAGCGTTGGGGCTGGCTCTGACTGTCCGGTGGCTGGCATGCAGCTCGCGCCCGCTGGCCCCGACCGCCTGAAGGGCGCGCGCGGCGGCCGCGGTGCGCGTCCCTACCCCCAGCTTCTCGAAGATGTGGTCCAGGTGCCGTTGCACGGTGCGCGGGCTGATGCCCAGGATCGAGGCGATCTCCGGGGTCGTTTTCCCCTGACTCACCTACGCGAGCACCTCGGCCTCGCGGCGGCTCAGGCCCAGGGGTTCGAGCGCGACGGGTTCAGGAGCGGTCACCTGCTCCTCGAGGAGGAGCGCCGAGCGTCCGATGCCCGGAGGAATCCTTGGTCGGGCCGGGGTGGCAGGCGCCTGCTACCACTCTGCTACCAGAACACCCCGCGCCAGCGGATACCAGGAGCACTACCGTCTATTCGGGTTCGTCGGTTTTTTGCGCGGATACGTTGTCTGAGGTACTCTCAAACTGTGGCTCAAACGAACCGGAAGTAGCGCGATCCCGAAGCGCCTCGCCTGGCTCGCTCTCGCCCTCGGCCTCGCCCTCCCCGCCCTTGCGTCGGCCCGGACCGCGTGCCTCACCACGGCGTTCCTCGTCGAGTTCCTCTCCGACGGGCGTGTTCCCGCGCTCTCGCTCCTGACCCGCGAGCCTCTGGCGGCCCCGCTCCCACTGGAGGGGGGAGCCGCCGC
This window encodes:
- a CDS encoding cation:proton antiporter; protein product: MGGGLDGPIRSLPRESVARAKPALEERFPTRSWATWNSANFCSGSCVLLAAVADRVGLATIIGAFAAGLILAKTERRAHIEEQIKPVADLFADLLCHDRDEGAARDAQPVRGPWEPGARGALDGRGRARKARRRFGGVPARRSTLAGGSWDDPAR
- a CDS encoding cation:proton antiporter, whose product is MIPRGEVGLIFAEVGLANGVIEASLYAALVAMVMVTTFVAPLWLKALYRTSPGRGG
- a CDS encoding bifunctional oligoribonuclease/PAP phosphatase NrnA, whose amino-acid sequence is MRPLLICPDDFLAQLLRGASLPGEPPLFVVRASAARARIARRGGHALAGDLEEPAVYRRAFKSGAEPALLAGPADRLPRMLAALRAVAPHAPVLVLTDDAAPLNGNPAGVTTLPLAAFAERVIQPELERATLRARVERIRQHFESAERVLIMMQDDPDPDAIASALALRTLLGRNKASAPIATFGTITRPENLALCKLLEIEVEEIQSRALDAYDRVAMVDTQPGFFEERFDAVDLVIDHHPEDRTVKVLLKDIRPAYGATSTILTEYLRAAEVKVTQRLATALLYGIKADTLHLERGATRADMEAFAFLYLLANHNALRRIERPELPPEALDILAHGLARRQILRGVLFSHLGSVGQGSLIPQFADLFLQVAGIEWSVVSGVVNGELHISVRNVGYVRSAGEVARLAFGDLGLAGGHRAMAKAVIQLKDWRARVGEVSEAALREEIADRFLRALRGPDAE
- a CDS encoding LapA family protein, producing the protein MPLVYLLVAALAIAVAVFALQNADRVTVSFLAWKIEGAPLAGVILVSLAVGGLLVSLVGLVQRWKLRAQIRQLEARLRTPEPPRPVT
- the mgtE gene encoding magnesium transporter, whose product is MDASNRFDEIVKDLLEGGREERLAQLLEESHSSDVARALRELPAAVQIRLFRLLNREQAGAVLHEMDDQTLLELVRALDEVELSGILDRMPVDNAAEIVDELPDEQAEKVLDLMKEEQAEEVQELLEYGEKTAGRIMSPRIVAVHEEATVAQAIEHVRKTASSEQVFYLYVVDDHDHLVGVVPFRRLITADLATPVKLIREEDVLSVTPDTDQEEVARLVAKYNLVAIPVVDQGRRLLGTITVDDVIDIIQEEATEDIQRLAGVAGDETVFDPPRTVFTKRMVWRLINLATAILAASVIGLFEESIQSLALLAVFMPIVASMGGIGTTQTATVVIRGLALGDMTAGHLRRVLRKEILLGLTTGAANGLLMMAIAYVWRGQFLLSLILGLALLFNMLVAAAVGVLIPLALKTFRIDPAIASSVIITTFTDVFGFFSFLGLATLLMKFLL
- a CDS encoding type II toxin-antitoxin system HicA family toxin — protein: MPLPVVSGAKAVKAFERAGWVVARRKGSHIILKKPATFYTLSVPDHDELDPGTLRSLIRKAGLTVEEFAALLD
- a CDS encoding VOC family protein codes for the protein MNRRVRALGETVLRVKNLSAVKRFYTDIIGLDILQEFERIAFLKVSDGYGGHTQIIGLFHESLPAPFPKDPREPVRLEQTSLHHFALEIDKSDFDAELGRLRGLGVDVTTFEHRWCHWRSLYVRDPEGNILELVCYDESIQ
- a CDS encoding type II toxin-antitoxin system Phd/YefM family antitoxin, whose amino-acid sequence is MKRVALSEVKDDLSRYLRLAAKEELVITRHGRAAGVLIGFESEEDWFDYRLESDPRFLNRIAVARASLQAGRGVRLEDVDAPSNKGAPPNRGHRRVRPKRARSRSGRGG
- a CDS encoding type II toxin-antitoxin system RelE/ParE family toxin — encoded protein: MCREIFLAPEAVEDFEAVRAYDRAMLREAIETHLRHEPTKTSKRRIRRLRGIRRPQYRLRVGEIRVFYDVTDREVEILAIVPKKEAAAWLERYGQSDKTKGEDEEAE
- a CDS encoding HNH endonuclease yields the protein MRRKTGSRCHVCGGPLGPKWSADHVRPRARGGRDAENNYLPACGTCNGTRWHRPSGVIRRVLRLGTYLLPEIRKKTKLGKAVLEHYRQRRRRNKARRGRSRR